Proteins found in one Massilia sp. H6 genomic segment:
- a CDS encoding HpcH/HpaI aldolase/citrate lyase family protein produces the protein MVKSMGASLYVPANHKDLAGIANGEKLPQARSLIFCLEDAIAEGELSWSLFNLSVVLENMRDEIPADRFVRVRNPDVMARVLAMAGSEKLTGFVLPKVTRHNFEVYFRLVRDTGHMLMPTLETAEVFCDSEMQQLRSVFDAPGVRQRILCLRIGGNDLLALLGLRRPRGMTIYRTPLGPVIARLVTTFRPYGFALTAPVFEYLDLAELLDQEVLEDLAYGMVGKTAIHPTQIGPIEQHYKVRPQDLAVARAILDDASPAVFRMDDAMCEVATHRAWAESLVEQSHRFGAHALDAARRPPGRTPSMEGEPS, from the coding sequence ATGGTTAAGTCGATGGGCGCGTCCTTGTACGTGCCCGCCAATCACAAGGACCTGGCTGGTATCGCCAACGGCGAGAAGCTGCCGCAGGCACGTTCGCTCATCTTCTGCCTCGAAGATGCCATCGCCGAGGGAGAGCTGAGCTGGTCACTGTTCAACCTGTCGGTGGTGCTGGAGAACATGCGCGACGAGATCCCGGCCGATCGTTTTGTGCGGGTGCGCAACCCGGACGTCATGGCGCGCGTGCTGGCCATGGCCGGCAGCGAGAAGCTGACCGGCTTCGTGCTGCCAAAGGTCACGCGGCACAATTTCGAGGTCTATTTCCGCCTGGTGCGCGACACTGGCCACATGCTGATGCCGACGCTGGAGACGGCCGAGGTGTTCTGCGATAGCGAAATGCAGCAGTTGCGCAGCGTGTTCGATGCGCCCGGCGTGCGCCAGCGCATCCTGTGCCTGCGCATCGGCGGCAACGACCTGCTCGCCCTGCTCGGGCTGCGTCGCCCGCGCGGCATGACGATCTACCGCACCCCACTGGGCCCGGTCATCGCGCGCCTGGTGACCACCTTCCGCCCATACGGCTTTGCACTCACCGCGCCGGTATTCGAATACCTTGACCTGGCCGAGTTGCTCGACCAGGAGGTACTCGAAGATCTCGCCTATGGCATGGTCGGCAAGACAGCGATCCATCCGACCCAGATCGGGCCGATCGAGCAGCACTACAAGGTGCGCCCGCAAGACCTGGCGGTGGCGCGCGCCATCCTGGACGACGCCAGTCCGGCCGTGTTCCGCATGGACGACGCCATGTGCGAAGTCGCCACCCATCGCGCCTGGGCCGAGAGCCTGGTCGAACAATCACACCGCTTCGGCGCCCATGCCCTCGATGCAGCCCGCCGGCCGCCGGGGCGTACCCCATCCATGGAAGGAGAACCATCATGA
- the rplB gene encoding 50S ribosomal protein L2, which yields MALVKMKPTSPGRRGMVKVVSEGLYKGRPFAALVEKKSKTAGRNNNGHITTRHMGGGHKQHYRMVDFKRNDKDGIPAKVERIEYDPNRTAHIALLCYADGHRAYIIATKGMAVGDAVMNGSEAPIKSGNCLPIRNIPVGTIMNCVEMLPGKGAQMARTAGAGVVLMAREGTYAQVRLRSGEVRRVHIECRATVGEVGNAEHSLRKIGKAGAMRWRGVRPTVRGVVMNPVDHPHGGGEGKTAAGRHPVSPWGQQTKGKKTRSNKRTSSMIVSRRGKK from the coding sequence ATGGCACTCGTTAAGATGAAGCCAACCTCCCCAGGCCGTCGCGGCATGGTGAAAGTTGTGTCGGAAGGCCTGTACAAAGGTCGCCCGTTCGCAGCCCTGGTTGAAAAGAAATCGAAAACTGCCGGCCGTAACAACAACGGCCACATCACTACCCGTCACATGGGTGGTGGTCACAAGCAACACTACCGTATGGTGGACTTCAAGCGCAACGACAAGGACGGTATTCCGGCCAAGGTCGAGCGTATTGAATACGACCCGAACCGTACCGCGCACATTGCTCTGCTGTGCTACGCGGATGGTCATCGTGCGTACATCATCGCCACCAAAGGCATGGCTGTGGGCGATGCCGTCATGAACGGCTCGGAAGCGCCGATCAAGTCGGGCAACTGCCTGCCGATCCGCAACATTCCGGTCGGCACCATCATGAACTGCGTCGAAATGCTGCCAGGTAAGGGTGCCCAGATGGCCCGTACCGCCGGCGCCGGCGTCGTGCTGATGGCTCGCGAAGGCACCTACGCCCAGGTTCGCCTGCGCTCGGGTGAAGTTCGCCGCGTGCACATCGAGTGCCGCGCTACCGTTGGCGAAGTCGGCAATGCCGAACACAGCCTGCGCAAGATCGGTAAGGCTGGCGCGATGCGCTGGCGCGGTGTTCGTCCTACCGTTCGCGGTGTGGTCATGAACCCGGTCGATCACCCGCACGGTGGTGGTGAAGGTAAAACCGCAGCTGGTCGTCATCCAGTGTCGCCTTGGGGCCAACAGACGAAGGGCAAGAAGACGCGTTCGAACAAGCGTACTTCGTCGATGATCGTTTCGCGCCGCGGCAAGAAATAA
- the rplD gene encoding 50S ribosomal protein L4 codes for MELQLLNEQGQAGTAVAAADTVFGREYNEALIHQVVVAYAANARSGNRKQKDREEVHHTTKKPWRQKGTGRARAGMSSSPLWRGGGRIFPNSPDENFTHKVNKKMFRAGICSIFSQLAREGRLVVIENLSIDAPKTKLLQQKLVGMGLESVLVITDTIDENLLLASRNLPHVLVVEPKAADPMSLVFYKKVLVTKAALAKIEEMYA; via the coding sequence ATGGAACTTCAGCTCCTGAATGAGCAAGGTCAAGCTGGCACCGCTGTCGCTGCTGCCGATACCGTGTTCGGTCGCGAATACAACGAAGCCCTGATTCACCAGGTCGTGGTCGCCTACGCTGCTAACGCACGTAGCGGTAACCGCAAGCAAAAAGACCGTGAAGAAGTGCACCACACCACGAAGAAGCCATGGCGCCAAAAAGGTACCGGCCGCGCTCGTGCTGGTATGTCGTCGTCGCCACTGTGGCGCGGCGGTGGTCGTATCTTCCCGAACTCGCCTGACGAGAACTTCACCCACAAAGTCAACAAGAAGATGTTCCGCGCAGGTATCTGCTCGATCTTCTCGCAGCTGGCGCGTGAAGGCCGTCTGGTCGTTATCGAAAACCTGTCGATCGACGCGCCAAAGACCAAGCTGCTGCAGCAAAAGCTGGTGGGAATGGGCCTCGAATCGGTCCTGGTGATCACCGACACCATCGACGAAAACCTGCTGCTCGCCTCGCGCAACCTGCCACACGTGCTGGTCGTGGAGCCGAAGGCAGCCGATCCGATGTCGCTGGTGTTCTACAAAAAAGTCCTGGTCACCAAAGCTGCACTGGCCAAGATCGAGGAGATGTACGCATGA
- the rplP gene encoding 50S ribosomal protein L16 translates to MLQPSRRKYRKEQKGRNTGISHTRGTAVSFGEFGLKAVARGRITARQIEAARRAMTRHIKRGGRIWIRIFPDKPISNKPAEVRMGNGKGNPEYYVAEIQPGKVLYEMDGVAEELAREAFRLAAAKLPLATTFVVRQVGQ, encoded by the coding sequence ATGCTGCAACCATCGCGCAGGAAGTATCGTAAAGAGCAGAAAGGCCGTAACACCGGCATTTCGCACACCCGCGGCACCGCGGTCTCGTTCGGTGAATTCGGTCTGAAGGCAGTTGCCCGCGGCCGTATCACTGCACGTCAGATCGAAGCGGCACGTCGTGCCATGACCCGTCACATCAAGCGTGGCGGTCGTATCTGGATCCGTATCTTCCCGGACAAGCCGATTTCGAACAAGCCGGCCGAAGTCCGTATGGGTAACGGTAAGGGTAATCCAGAATACTACGTCGCTGAAATCCAGCCAGGCAAAGTCCTGTACGAGATGGATGGCGTCGCTGAAGAACTGGCACGCGAAGCGTTCCGCCTGGCCGCTGCCAAACTGCCACTGGCTACCACCTTCGTGGTGCGCCAGGTCGGCCAATAA
- a CDS encoding cysteine protease StiP family protein has translation MSFSGSYRSGEVDFLLTRLAAQQFTGVLEKERLIQSGQRHYSQMLSPEAVPSARYMALFEAACRANNGRMAQDCLRLAALIAERGGGTGGDEITLVSLARAGTPVGVVVARLLREVYGRQAAHYSVSIVRDRGLDCVALRHILASGHRPESIVFVDGWTGKGVIARELARSVHAFNAAHGTSIDSGLHVLSDLAGAAACAASGDDYLIPSSILNATVSGLVSRTVLDERIGPHDFHGCVYYGQYAQHDQSQHFADTLVGLATAQAAKGLPVAASLDAALAGAQSRAYLARAMARYDIADVNLVKPGIGEATRVLLRRVPRLLVLRQAGADDVAHLQVLAEEKQVPVEIDPALPYHAVSLIRSALDG, from the coding sequence ATGAGCTTTTCGGGCAGCTACCGCAGCGGCGAAGTCGATTTCCTGCTCACCCGCTTGGCGGCGCAGCAATTCACCGGCGTGCTTGAAAAAGAGCGCCTGATCCAGTCGGGCCAGCGCCATTACAGCCAGATGCTGTCGCCCGAAGCGGTGCCCTCGGCGCGCTACATGGCGCTGTTCGAGGCAGCCTGCCGCGCCAACAATGGGCGCATGGCGCAAGACTGCCTGCGCCTGGCCGCATTGATCGCAGAACGCGGCGGCGGCACGGGGGGCGACGAGATCACGCTGGTCTCGCTGGCGCGCGCCGGCACCCCGGTGGGCGTGGTGGTGGCGCGCCTGCTGCGCGAGGTATATGGGCGCCAGGCGGCCCACTATTCGGTGTCGATCGTGCGCGACCGCGGCCTGGACTGCGTCGCGCTACGGCACATTCTGGCTAGCGGCCACCGCCCCGAATCGATCGTGTTCGTGGACGGCTGGACCGGCAAGGGCGTGATCGCGCGCGAGCTGGCGCGGTCGGTCCACGCCTTCAACGCAGCGCACGGAACCAGCATCGACAGCGGCCTGCATGTGCTGTCCGACCTGGCCGGCGCGGCCGCCTGCGCGGCTTCCGGCGACGATTACCTGATCCCGTCGAGCATCCTCAATGCGACCGTGTCGGGCCTGGTCAGCCGTACCGTGCTGGACGAGCGCATCGGTCCGCACGACTTCCATGGCTGCGTGTACTACGGCCAGTATGCGCAGCACGACCAGTCGCAGCACTTCGCCGATACACTGGTGGGGCTTGCCACCGCCCAGGCGGCCAAGGGCTTGCCCGTCGCCGCCAGCCTCGACGCCGCGCTGGCCGGCGCGCAGTCGCGCGCCTACCTGGCGCGGGCAATGGCACGCTACGACATCGCCGACGTCAACCTGGTCAAGCCGGGCATCGGCGAGGCCACCCGCGTGCTGCTACGGCGCGTGCCGCGCCTGCTGGTGCTGCGCCAGGCGGGCGCCGACGATGTGGCGCACCTGCAGGTGCTGGCCGAAGAAAAACAGGTGCCGGTCGAAATCGATCCGGCACTGCCCTATCACGCAGTATCCCTCATCAGGAGTGCACTGGATGGTTAA
- the rpsS gene encoding 30S ribosomal protein S19, giving the protein MTRSLKKGPFVDAHLVKKVEAAQANKDKKPVKTWSRRSTITPDFIGLTIAVHNGKLHVPVYVSENMVGHKLGEFALTRTFKGHAADKKAKK; this is encoded by the coding sequence ATGACTCGTTCATTGAAAAAAGGGCCGTTCGTTGACGCCCACCTGGTGAAAAAAGTCGAAGCCGCGCAAGCGAACAAAGACAAAAAGCCGGTAAAAACCTGGTCGCGCCGCTCGACGATCACGCCTGACTTCATCGGTCTGACGATCGCTGTGCACAACGGCAAGCTGCACGTGCCTGTGTACGTGTCGGAGAACATGGTCGGCCACAAGCTCGGCGAATTCGCGCTGACCCGTACGTTCAAGGGCCACGCCGCTGACAAGAAGGCGAAAAAATAA
- the rpsC gene encoding 30S ribosomal protein S3, which translates to MGQKIHPTGFRLAVTRNWASRWYAGNGNFADMLQEDLAARAFLKKKLKNASVGRIVIERPAKNARFTIYSSRPGVVIGKKGEDIEVLKTSLAKIMGVPVHVNIEEIRKPEIDAQLIADSISQQLEKRIMFRRAMKRAMQNAMRLGAVGIKIMSSGRLNGIEIARTEWYREGRVPLHTLRADIDYGTSEASTTYGIIGVKVWVYKGDRSVTGEAPVIDTPPDEKKPRGPRRDDGKPSRGPRPAGGARPATAAPVVRARPAVKLPTPAAAEPAEKAGE; encoded by the coding sequence ATGGGTCAGAAAATCCACCCAACCGGCTTCCGCCTGGCGGTCACCCGTAATTGGGCATCGCGTTGGTACGCTGGCAACGGCAACTTCGCCGACATGCTGCAGGAAGACTTGGCTGCACGCGCCTTCCTGAAAAAGAAGCTGAAAAACGCTTCGGTCGGCCGCATCGTCATCGAGCGTCCTGCCAAGAATGCACGCTTCACCATTTACTCGTCGCGCCCAGGTGTCGTGATCGGTAAAAAAGGCGAAGACATCGAAGTGCTCAAGACTTCGCTGGCAAAGATCATGGGCGTGCCTGTGCACGTCAATATCGAAGAGATCCGCAAGCCTGAGATCGACGCGCAACTGATCGCCGATTCGATTTCGCAGCAGCTCGAAAAGCGCATCATGTTCCGCCGCGCGATGAAGCGTGCCATGCAAAACGCCATGCGTCTGGGTGCCGTCGGCATCAAGATCATGTCGTCGGGCCGCCTCAACGGCATCGAAATCGCACGTACCGAATGGTACCGCGAAGGCCGTGTGCCTCTGCACACCCTGCGCGCCGATATCGACTACGGCACCAGCGAAGCATCGACCACCTACGGCATCATTGGCGTCAAGGTCTGGGTCTACAAGGGCGACCGTTCGGTCACCGGCGAAGCCCCAGTCATCGACACCCCGCCGGACGAGAAGAAGCCACGCGGTCCACGTCGTGACGATGGCAAGCCATCGCGCGGCCCACGTCCGGCCGGTGGTGCCCGTCCAGCAACTGCAGCGCCAGTCGTGCGCGCTCGTCCAGCCGTCAAGCTGCCGACGCCAGCCGCCGCTGAGCCAGCTGAGAAAGCAGGAGAATAA
- a CDS encoding TerD family protein, with protein sequence MNQFARGQKGKLADLGCGSAFKVDVDLQSPGMSVDVSCFGLDASDKLSDDRYMVFYNQLASPEGAVRLEQAAGPARFAIDLDKLPASIAKLVFVAAIDGAQSMRALGACSLSLGSAVRFPWSGQDFGDEKAVIVAELYRRDGSWRFGAVGQGFSGGLSALLAHFGGSEAAPKAAPASAPTPAPAPAPAPAPAAPRVSLSKVTLEKRGDKVSLDKRAGKGFGRIHVNLNWNQSATTPPPPAPAKTGFFDKLIATATAGRKGRGGIDLDLGCMYELADGRRGLVQALGNSWGELEREPFIKLDADDRTGAVSGGENLYINGERFDQIRRALIFSFIYEGVPNWAATDALVTIAAADQAPIEVRLDGGGNQMMCAIALIENRGGSLQVTKLAEYFQQSGGTSAHELMDRHFGFGLRWKTGSKG encoded by the coding sequence ATGAACCAGTTCGCACGCGGGCAAAAAGGCAAGTTGGCCGATCTCGGCTGCGGCAGCGCATTCAAGGTCGACGTCGACCTCCAGTCGCCGGGCATGTCGGTCGACGTGTCCTGCTTCGGGCTGGACGCCTCCGACAAGCTCTCGGACGACCGTTACATGGTGTTCTACAACCAGCTGGCCAGCCCCGAGGGCGCGGTACGGCTGGAGCAGGCGGCCGGGCCGGCCCGCTTCGCGATCGACCTCGACAAACTGCCGGCGTCGATCGCCAAGCTGGTGTTCGTGGCCGCCATCGACGGCGCCCAGAGCATGCGCGCACTCGGCGCCTGCTCGCTGAGCCTGGGCAGCGCGGTGCGCTTCCCGTGGTCGGGCCAGGACTTTGGCGACGAAAAGGCTGTCATCGTGGCCGAGCTGTACCGCCGCGACGGCAGCTGGCGCTTTGGCGCGGTCGGCCAGGGCTTCAGTGGCGGCCTGTCGGCGCTGCTGGCGCATTTCGGCGGCAGCGAAGCCGCGCCAAAGGCGGCACCAGCATCGGCGCCTACACCGGCGCCGGCACCAGCACCGGCACCGGCACCGGCGGCGCCGAGGGTCTCGCTGTCGAAGGTCACGCTGGAAAAGCGCGGCGACAAGGTCTCGCTCGACAAGCGTGCGGGCAAGGGTTTCGGCCGCATTCACGTCAACCTGAACTGGAACCAGTCGGCCACCACCCCGCCCCCGCCGGCGCCGGCCAAGACCGGCTTCTTCGACAAGCTGATCGCCACCGCCACCGCCGGCCGCAAGGGTCGCGGCGGCATCGACCTGGACCTCGGCTGCATGTACGAACTGGCCGACGGCCGGCGCGGGCTGGTGCAGGCGCTCGGTAATTCCTGGGGTGAGCTCGAGCGCGAGCCCTTCATCAAGCTCGATGCAGATGACCGCACCGGCGCGGTCAGCGGCGGCGAAAACCTGTACATCAACGGCGAGCGTTTCGACCAGATCCGGCGCGCGCTGATCTTCTCGTTCATCTACGAAGGCGTGCCGAATTGGGCCGCAACCGATGCCCTGGTCACGATTGCCGCGGCCGACCAGGCCCCCATCGAAGTGCGGCTCGACGGCGGCGGCAACCAGATGATGTGCGCGATCGCCCTGATCGAGAACCGCGGCGGCAGCCTGCAGGTGACCAAGCTGGCCGAATACTTCCAGCAGTCGGGCGGCACCAGCGCGCACGAACTGATGGACCGCCATTTCGGCTTCGGCTTGCGCTGGAAGACCGGCTCGAAAGGCTAA
- the rplW gene encoding 50S ribosomal protein L23, which translates to MSAAIKFSEERLMKVLLAPVISEKATFVAEKNEQIVFKVLPDATKPEIKAAVELLFKVEVESVQTANREGKQKRSGRFTGRRNHTKRAFVALKPGQEINFVEEAK; encoded by the coding sequence ATGAGCGCCGCAATCAAATTCAGCGAAGAGCGCCTGATGAAGGTGCTGCTGGCTCCGGTCATTTCCGAAAAGGCGACGTTTGTCGCTGAAAAGAACGAACAGATCGTGTTCAAGGTTCTGCCGGATGCGACCAAGCCAGAAATCAAGGCTGCCGTCGAGCTGCTGTTCAAGGTCGAAGTGGAATCGGTGCAAACCGCAAACCGCGAAGGCAAGCAGAAGCGTTCGGGCCGTTTCACCGGTCGCCGCAACCACACCAAGCGCGCTTTCGTGGCCCTCAAGCCGGGTCAGGAAATCAATTTTGTCGAGGAGGCTAAATAA
- a CDS encoding phosphoribosyltransferase domain-containing protein: MNALHDRQALAHHRVALPTGLLELTLDDGAGEADALLGFAARANAKRGFLFLSKVLGKHWPVTPASMLAIHERLAATVPPVPGAVVFIAMAETAIGLGQGVFEAWLRAHPGQPALFIHTTRYRVGNGPLIEFEEAHSHAPRQFLHLPTDPLLHALLLQARTLVLVDDEASTGNTFLNLSQACQRLNPGIERVHLATITNFMGAAATAALGARFGLPVSMGALVSGEYRFTPGDYSAPAGQAQRFDPDADRGASPRFGRLGLAGALPAAETLAARLAGEFAPGATVLVLGTGEFMHASLLLAAALERRGVDVKVQSTTRSPILVWGAVSHALRFPDNYGEGVANFIYNVAPGQYDHVLVCHESVVGPALRELAGLLDARLFHFLREDHVEEVPVR; the protein is encoded by the coding sequence ATGAATGCATTGCACGACCGGCAAGCGCTGGCGCACCATCGCGTGGCCCTGCCCACCGGCCTGCTCGAGCTCACGCTCGACGACGGCGCCGGAGAAGCCGATGCGCTACTGGGCTTTGCCGCACGCGCCAACGCCAAGCGCGGCTTTCTGTTCCTGAGCAAAGTGCTGGGCAAGCACTGGCCGGTAACGCCCGCGAGCATGCTTGCCATCCACGAGCGCCTGGCTGCGACCGTGCCGCCGGTACCGGGCGCGGTGGTGTTCATCGCAATGGCCGAAACCGCGATTGGCCTGGGCCAGGGCGTGTTCGAGGCCTGGCTGCGCGCCCATCCGGGCCAGCCGGCGCTGTTCATCCACACCACGCGCTACCGCGTCGGCAACGGACCGCTGATCGAATTCGAGGAAGCCCACAGCCACGCGCCGCGCCAGTTCCTGCACCTGCCAACCGACCCGTTGCTGCACGCGCTGCTGCTCCAAGCGCGCACGCTGGTGCTGGTCGACGACGAGGCCAGTACCGGCAACACCTTTCTTAACCTCAGCCAGGCGTGCCAGCGCCTGAACCCGGGCATCGAACGCGTCCACCTGGCGACCATCACCAACTTCATGGGCGCGGCGGCGACCGCCGCACTGGGCGCACGCTTTGGCCTGCCGGTGAGCATGGGCGCGCTGGTCAGCGGCGAATACCGATTCACGCCGGGTGACTATAGCGCGCCCGCGGGCCAGGCACAGCGCTTCGACCCGGATGCGGACCGCGGCGCGAGCCCGCGCTTCGGACGCCTTGGCTTGGCCGGCGCCCTGCCCGCCGCCGAGACACTTGCCGCGCGCCTGGCGGGAGAGTTCGCCCCCGGCGCCACGGTGCTGGTGCTCGGCACCGGCGAATTCATGCACGCCAGCCTGCTGCTGGCTGCGGCGCTGGAGCGGCGCGGCGTCGACGTGAAAGTGCAGTCGACCACGCGCTCGCCGATCCTGGTCTGGGGCGCGGTGAGCCACGCCTTGCGTTTTCCAGACAATTACGGCGAAGGCGTCGCCAATTTCATCTACAACGTCGCGCCCGGCCAGTACGACCACGTACTGGTGTGCCACGAGAGCGTCGTGGGTCCGGCCTTGCGCGAGCTTGCCGGCCTGCTCGATGCGCGCCTGTTCCACTTCCTGCGAGAAGACCATGTTGAAGAAGTTCCTGTTCGCTGA
- a CDS encoding TerD family protein gives MAISLQKGGNVNLSKEAPGLTKVIIGLGWDPRSTDGAAFDLDGSAFMLKTDAKVRGDADFIFYNNLKSTDGSVVHAGDNTTGQGDGDDEKITVDLSAVPSEIEKVSFCVTIHDADARNQNFGMIGKAYIRCLNAAGEAEIARYDLSEDSSTETAMIFGELYRHGGEWKFRAVGQGFKGGLGPLARSFGVNA, from the coding sequence ATGGCAATCAGTCTGCAAAAAGGCGGCAACGTCAACCTCAGCAAGGAAGCCCCCGGGCTGACCAAGGTCATCATCGGCCTGGGCTGGGATCCACGCTCGACCGACGGCGCCGCATTCGACCTCGACGGCAGTGCCTTCATGCTCAAGACCGATGCCAAGGTTCGCGGCGATGCCGATTTCATCTTCTATAACAACCTCAAGTCGACCGATGGCTCGGTCGTGCACGCGGGCGACAACACCACCGGCCAGGGCGACGGCGACGACGAGAAGATCACGGTCGACCTGTCCGCGGTGCCCAGCGAGATCGAGAAGGTCTCGTTCTGCGTCACCATCCACGATGCCGACGCCCGCAACCAGAACTTCGGCATGATCGGCAAAGCGTATATCCGTTGCCTGAACGCGGCCGGCGAAGCCGAGATCGCACGCTACGACCTGTCCGAAGACAGTTCCACCGAAACGGCCATGATCTTCGGCGAGCTGTATCGCCATGGCGGCGAATGGAAGTTCCGGGCCGTCGGCCAGGGCTTCAAGGGCGGCCTCGGCCCGCTCGCCCGTTCGTTCGGCGTCAACGCGTAA
- the rplC gene encoding 50S ribosomal protein L3 codes for MSLGLLGRKVGMMRIFTDDGDSIPVTVLDVSNNRVAQVKTPETDGYTAVQVVFGQRRASRVIKAAAGHFAKAGVEAGTMLKEFRIDSAQAAELKAGDTIDTSMFEVGQKIDVQGTSIGKGYAGTIKRHNFASGRATHGNSRSHNVPGSIGMAQDPGRVFPGKRMTGHMGDVTVTTQNLEVARIDAERQLLLVKGAVPGAKNGQVVVKPAVKTKAKKGA; via the coding sequence ATGAGCCTGGGCCTTCTCGGTCGCAAGGTTGGCATGATGCGCATCTTCACGGATGACGGGGATTCGATCCCAGTTACCGTGCTCGACGTGTCGAACAACCGTGTTGCGCAAGTCAAAACTCCTGAAACTGACGGTTATACCGCTGTTCAGGTCGTATTCGGTCAACGTCGCGCTTCCCGCGTGATCAAAGCCGCTGCTGGTCACTTCGCCAAAGCTGGCGTCGAAGCTGGCACGATGCTGAAGGAATTCCGCATCGATTCCGCACAAGCCGCTGAACTCAAAGCCGGCGACACCATTGATACTTCGATGTTCGAAGTGGGCCAGAAAATCGACGTGCAAGGCACCTCGATCGGTAAGGGCTACGCCGGTACCATCAAGCGTCACAACTTCGCCTCGGGTCGCGCTACCCACGGTAACTCGCGTTCGCACAACGTTCCTGGCTCGATCGGTATGGCCCAGGATCCAGGTCGCGTGTTCCCAGGCAAGCGCATGACCGGTCACATGGGCGACGTCACCGTCACCACCCAGAACCTGGAAGTCGCCCGCATCGACGCTGAGCGTCAACTGCTGCTGGTCAAAGGTGCCGTTCCTGGCGCCAAGAACGGCCAAGTGGTTGTCAAGCCGGCTGTCAAAACCAAAGCCAAGAAAGGAGCTTAA
- a CDS encoding ATP-grasp domain-containing protein, which yields MRVWYNRTFSSVYAAFKLIRQADTAGRFTIIHSNANRHTPAARVAHEFYSEPTGLEPDAYVDWCLQFCRKQGIAIFVPGREATTLSAHHARFEAIGTRVMSAATPSKLQLIHDKAAFYAETRLEQAPVAEFRHFESVQGFDAAWAELRPRHARLCLKPSHSIYGLGFAVIDEERSSAALLLAGVEYHIGYADLRRGLAELGQFRSMLLMEFLDGHEYSVDCVGDNGRLVAAVARRKLASGSGQRIDMRPDIVEATTQLARDYGLNGIFNVQFRESGKGQEKRARLLEINPRMSGGIGMACMAGPNLPWIALSGFANGFDTVEVPEVRNGMRVVEVQQAMELA from the coding sequence ATGCGCGTCTGGTACAACAGGACGTTCTCGTCCGTCTACGCCGCCTTCAAGCTGATTCGCCAGGCCGATACGGCTGGCCGGTTCACCATCATCCACAGCAACGCCAATCGCCATACTCCGGCCGCGCGCGTGGCGCACGAGTTCTATAGCGAGCCGACCGGGCTGGAGCCGGATGCCTATGTCGACTGGTGCCTGCAGTTCTGCCGTAAGCAGGGCATCGCCATTTTCGTACCCGGGCGCGAGGCAACCACGCTGTCGGCCCACCACGCGCGTTTCGAAGCGATCGGCACGCGGGTCATGAGTGCGGCCACGCCATCGAAGCTGCAGCTGATCCACGACAAGGCCGCCTTCTATGCCGAGACCCGCCTGGAGCAAGCACCGGTGGCCGAGTTTCGCCACTTCGAGTCGGTGCAGGGCTTCGACGCCGCCTGGGCCGAGCTGCGCCCGCGCCACGCCAGGCTTTGCCTGAAGCCCTCGCATTCGATCTATGGCCTGGGCTTCGCCGTCATCGACGAAGAGCGCAGCAGCGCAGCCTTGCTGCTCGCGGGCGTCGAATACCATATCGGCTACGCCGACCTGCGCCGCGGCCTGGCCGAGCTGGGGCAGTTCCGTAGCATGCTGCTGATGGAATTCCTCGATGGCCACGAATACAGCGTCGACTGCGTCGGCGACAACGGCCGCCTGGTAGCGGCGGTGGCGCGCCGCAAGCTCGCATCGGGCAGCGGCCAGCGGATCGACATGCGCCCCGACATCGTCGAGGCCACCACGCAGCTGGCCCGCGACTATGGCCTGAACGGCATCTTCAACGTGCAGTTCCGCGAATCCGGCAAGGGACAGGAAAAACGTGCGCGCCTGCTCGAGATCAATCCACGCATGTCGGGCGGTATCGGCATGGCCTGCATGGCCGGCCCCAACCTGCCCTGGATCGCCCTGAGCGGCTTTGCCAACGGGTTCGACACGGTCGAGGTGCCCGAAGTACGCAACGGCATGCGCGTGGTCGAAGTGCAGCAGGCGATGGAGCTGGCATGA
- the rplV gene encoding 50S ribosomal protein L22, translated as MMETKAILKGVRLSEQKGRLVADLIRGKKVDAALNILQFSPKKGATIIKKVLESAIANAEHNDGADIDELKVVQIYVEKGPILKRFTARAKGRGDRISKQSCHIYVTVGN; from the coding sequence ATAATGGAAACTAAAGCAATCCTCAAAGGCGTGCGCCTGTCGGAACAAAAGGGCCGCCTCGTTGCGGACCTGATCCGCGGCAAGAAAGTTGACGCAGCACTCAACATTCTGCAGTTCAGCCCGAAGAAGGGCGCGACCATCATCAAGAAGGTTCTCGAGTCGGCAATCGCCAACGCGGAACACAACGATGGCGCCGACATCGACGAGCTCAAAGTCGTGCAGATCTATGTTGAAAAGGGCCCGATCCTCAAGCGCTTTACGGCTCGCGCCAAAGGCCGCGGTGATCGCATTTCGAAACAATCCTGTCACATTTACGTGACTGTCGGTAACTAA